From Xylanibacter oryzae DSM 17970, a single genomic window includes:
- a CDS encoding DUF4876 domain-containing protein: MRKAKLLMALIGLFVTSYALISCKDNGNEDDQTKNVKFAVALDMPLNINEPSLTGATATLTNVQTKMTYTATNFRKSGTQYVDTTEVPAGVYSLDVKGDISYSLDTTLVKSTVKASESNVTVSLPTTGGTVAGKTVALNTYNAQDGFVISEIFFTGTLTPEGKQYSDDQYIKIANNSDSVLYADGLAFVESSFATVLKYDYKPDIMNQAMTIDAIYVIPGNGKQHPVAPGKEIVLALNAKNHKEINSNSIDLSSADFEFYDVSSNPKFSDDDNPNVENLINWYDYSYTYFTLNNRGLRSYAIAKPETDKETFLRNYFYKYNYVISSGGNSYTMSNSGYKLPNSWIIDAVNLSIASSYQWNVTSASLDAGWAHCGSVEADKTRYKKAVVRKKEGNKYIDTNNSTDDFESDAIPTLFK, translated from the coding sequence ATGAGAAAAGCTAAATTATTGATGGCTTTAATTGGATTGTTCGTTACTAGTTATGCTTTAATTTCATGTAAAGACAATGGTAACGAAGATGATCAAACAAAAAATGTAAAATTCGCTGTGGCATTGGATATGCCTCTGAACATTAATGAACCGTCTCTTACTGGCGCAACAGCAACGCTGACGAATGTACAAACAAAAATGACTTATACAGCAACGAACTTCAGAAAAAGCGGTACACAGTATGTGGATACTACAGAGGTTCCGGCAGGAGTATATTCTTTAGATGTGAAGGGCGACATTTCTTATAGTCTTGATACAACACTGGTGAAAAGTACGGTAAAGGCCAGCGAAAGTAATGTGACTGTTAGTTTACCAACAACCGGCGGTACAGTTGCGGGCAAGACAGTAGCATTAAATACTTATAATGCACAGGATGGATTTGTCATCTCGGAGATATTCTTTACCGGTACACTCACACCTGAGGGTAAACAATACAGCGATGATCAATACATAAAGATTGCAAATAACAGTGATTCAGTATTATATGCTGACGGGCTCGCATTTGTAGAGTCTTCCTTCGCAACAGTATTAAAGTATGACTATAAACCTGATATTATGAATCAGGCAATGACTATTGATGCAATATATGTGATACCTGGAAATGGAAAACAACATCCTGTGGCACCTGGGAAAGAGATCGTACTTGCACTTAATGCAAAGAATCATAAGGAGATTAATTCAAATTCAATAGACTTGAGTTCTGCAGATTTTGAATTCTATGATGTGTCATCCAATCCGAAATTTTCAGACGATGATAATCCGAATGTTGAAAACCTAATCAACTGGTATGATTATTCATATACTTATTTCACTCTTAATAATCGCGGATTAAGATCTTATGCCATAGCAAAACCTGAAACGGATAAGGAAACATTTTTACGGAACTATTTTTATAAATATAACTATGTGATATCATCAGGAGGAAACTCATATACAATGAGTAACTCAGGATACAAACTGCCTAATTCATGGATTATTGATGCTGTTAATCTAAGTATAGCATCATCGTATCAGTGGAATGTAACTTCTGCGTCACTTGATGCAGGTTGGGCTCATTGCGGAAGCGTGGAAGCTGATAAAACAAGGTATAAAAAAGCTGTAGTACGTAAAAAAGAAGGAAATAAATATATAGATACAAACAATTCGACTGATGATTTTGAATCGGATGCGATACCAACATTATTTAAATAA
- a CDS encoding DUF6850 family outer membrane beta-barrel protein yields MKYIILALLLLGNSINIIASTEDTASVKEHYSIFNGVLTANRVNPAFMYGTYKYQYSEMYAYSDNERTDRPIFYQLGDGHSDIGIEVNSYVKLSKSSIVWGEASYRSGKKYNIKWNSTTDYALLYPYVMGDTLGGNLNNERYTFAGGYAIKTGKFTIGQYMKFRAEHEYRTTDPRPRGIVTDLSLRLGISYDYRKYIIGAGLGGLFYKQTNSVSFFREQGVIPEYQMVGLGMDYKRFSGSNTSAYYKATGISTDINLRPIDDEGVYISATYDYTPYRRILPNLNSLPVTTLYLYHYTCELGWKHISGVGWSGFAGINYEKRTGDEHVAGSSSSTEYAVITDMTMYRNHNADYYMGGALNIKGLSSWNVIGKLGYMDYGSKYVYPVRSMSFSKVHGNISAQMIKDISNDIIVNCNVSSSYYINVRKNMSMPYATMDYANTNLMEYTYVNCTDNYLTTYASIRMDYNPQLWKQYGMFVELGGGIMTSNNNGYKLYLSMGITF; encoded by the coding sequence ATGAAATATATCATATTAGCATTGCTACTCTTGGGCAATAGTATCAATATAATTGCCAGTACAGAAGATACTGCATCAGTAAAAGAGCATTATTCAATATTTAACGGAGTACTGACAGCTAACAGAGTTAACCCGGCATTCATGTATGGGACATATAAGTATCAATACTCTGAGATGTACGCTTACTCTGATAACGAAAGAACTGACAGACCGATATTTTATCAATTGGGTGATGGGCATTCGGATATTGGTATTGAAGTGAATTCTTATGTAAAACTAAGTAAAAGTAGTATCGTTTGGGGAGAGGCTTCGTACAGGAGTGGGAAAAAATATAACATAAAGTGGAATTCTACTACAGACTATGCATTATTATATCCTTATGTAATGGGTGATACACTAGGAGGAAACCTTAATAATGAACGGTATACCTTCGCCGGTGGATATGCAATAAAAACAGGCAAATTTACAATAGGACAATACATGAAATTCAGGGCTGAACATGAATACCGCACTACAGACCCAAGACCTCGCGGTATAGTGACAGACTTATCTCTACGTTTGGGCATTTCGTATGACTATCGTAAATATATTATCGGAGCGGGATTGGGAGGACTCTTTTATAAACAGACAAATAGTGTCTCTTTTTTTAGAGAACAAGGTGTTATACCTGAATATCAGATGGTTGGATTGGGCATGGATTATAAACGTTTTTCTGGTAGCAATACTTCTGCTTATTATAAAGCAACAGGTATCTCAACTGATATTAATTTAAGACCTATAGATGATGAGGGAGTGTATATATCAGCAACATACGATTATACTCCATACAGGCGAATACTGCCTAATTTAAATTCTTTGCCTGTAACTACATTATATCTATATCATTATACGTGCGAATTAGGTTGGAAGCATATCTCAGGAGTAGGATGGAGTGGCTTTGCCGGAATAAATTATGAGAAAAGAACGGGAGATGAGCATGTAGCAGGCAGTTCTTCTTCAACAGAGTATGCTGTAATAACAGATATGACTATGTATCGTAATCATAATGCTGACTATTATATGGGTGGTGCTTTGAACATCAAAGGTCTTTCATCGTGGAACGTAATAGGTAAATTGGGATACATGGATTATGGTTCAAAATATGTATATCCTGTGCGTAGCATGTCATTCTCAAAAGTTCATGGGAATATATCAGCTCAAATGATAAAAGATATAAGCAATGACATAATTGTGAATTGTAATGTGTCATCTTCATACTATATCAATGTAAGAAAAAATATGAGCATGCCTTATGCTACTATGGATTATGCCAATACTAATCTTATGGAATACACTTATGTAAATTGTACTGATAATTATTTAACAACTTATGCTAGTATAAGGATGGATTATAATCCACAGTTATGGAAACAGTATGGAATGTTTGTGGAATTAGGTGGAGGAATCATGACTAGCAATAACAATGGATATAAATTATATTTATCAATGGGTATAACATTTTAA
- a CDS encoding DUF4876 domain-containing protein yields the protein MNKEKLFRLMLLVIAICITLASCKDNNEENSIQSVKFALSLDMPLNVNEPSLNEATATLTNVQTKMTYTATNFRKSGTQYVDTTEISAGIYSLDVKGDISYSLDTTLVKSTVKANESNVAVSASANSSTVAGKTIALNTYNAQDGFVISEIFFTGTLTPEGKQYSEDQYIKIANNSDSVLYADGLAFVESSFLTVEKEDYTPDIMNQAMTIDALYVILGKGKEHPVKPGKEIVIAFDAKNHKEINSNSIDLSSADFEFCDLSSNPNYSDDDNPNVPNLINWISDNQLQMLHNRGFKSYAIVRPDVDMKTFLNNYKYKYTYLLNYGEYSFDMDGEGYKLPNAWVVDAVNLSVADSYQWIVTSVSLDVGWTHCGSVDGDKTRYGKAVVRKKSGNRYIDTNNSTNDFDADMKPTLF from the coding sequence ATGAATAAAGAAAAATTATTTAGGCTGATGTTATTAGTAATTGCTATATGTATTACTTTGGCTTCATGCAAGGACAATAACGAAGAAAATTCAATTCAGAGTGTGAAATTCGCTTTGTCATTAGATATGCCATTGAATGTTAATGAACCATCTCTTAATGAAGCAACAGCAACGTTGACGAATGTTCAAACTAAAATGACTTATACAGCAACGAACTTTAGAAAAAGTGGTACACAGTATGTGGATACTACAGAGATCTCAGCAGGAATATATTCTTTAGATGTGAAGGGCGACATTTCTTATAGTCTAGATACAACCTTAGTGAAAAGTACAGTAAAGGCAAACGAAAGTAATGTGGCTGTAAGTGCATCTGCAAACAGTAGTACAGTTGCAGGCAAGACAATAGCATTAAATACTTATAATGCACAGGATGGATTTGTCATCTCAGAGATATTCTTTACCGGTACACTCACACCTGAGGGTAAACAATACAGCGAGGATCAATACATAAAGATCGCAAATAACAGTGATTCTGTATTATATGCAGACGGACTCGCATTTGTGGAGTCTTCATTTCTGACAGTAGAAAAAGAAGATTATACTCCTGATATTATGAATCAAGCTATGACAATAGATGCCTTATATGTAATACTGGGAAAAGGTAAAGAGCATCCTGTAAAACCCGGAAAAGAAATAGTTATTGCTTTTGATGCGAAAAATCATAAAGAGATAAATTCAAACTCAATAGACTTGAGTTCTGCAGATTTTGAATTTTGTGATTTGTCATCTAATCCAAATTATTCTGATGATGATAATCCTAATGTGCCAAATTTAATTAATTGGATATCAGATAACCAATTGCAAATGTTGCATAATCGTGGTTTTAAATCTTATGCGATAGTAAGGCCTGATGTGGATATGAAGACATTTTTAAATAATTATAAATACAAGTATACTTATCTGTTAAACTATGGTGAATACTCTTTTGATATGGATGGAGAAGGGTATAAACTGCCTAATGCATGGGTAGTTGACGCTGTTAATCTCAGCGTAGCAGATTCATATCAATGGATAGTTACATCAGTATCCCTTGATGTGGGTTGGACACATTGTGGTAGTGTTGACGGAGATAAGACAAGGTATGGGAAAGCTGTGGTAAGAAAAAAATCAGGGAATAGATATATTGATACTAATAACTCTACTAATGATTTTGATGCTGATATGAAACCAACATTATTTTGA
- a CDS encoding M16 family metallopeptidase yields MKRKLLTVLLFAFAVLSRAQALLPFDSSIRQGKLPNGLTYYIRHNAKMPQVADFYIAQRVGSILEEKQQRGLAHFLEHMAFNGTMNFPGDSIHPGIVKWCESVGIKFGQNLNAYTSVDETVYNISSAPVKRENVVDSCLLILHDWSHFLLLSDKEIDKERGVIHEEWRTRRAGMAVQRLMEDAIPVIYKGSKYEDCLPIGNMDIVDHFPYKDLRDYYAKWYRSDLQAIIIVGDIDVDKMEQKVKDVFGNIPAPINPAERIYYPVVDNDSIVVFTAKDKEQPTVNFSMYMKRDATPRTERNTKSYYADGYKSQIIIKMLNDRLKEIVKQANPPFLSASVRDGAFFLSNTKDAFCSSMMCKQDSVQDGISALVVEMQRARNNGFTQSELDRAKSEQLRWAENSFNDREKERNSHYVRLCLRNFLDGEPIMSAEEELNEVKKLNLQITLKDINTTVREIITNKNEVVTIYGPDKDDFVMPSKNEIISSIYKARNKKYVSYTDKKIPNDLISKKPKAGTIISEKEWKHGFRMLTLSNGMKVYIRPTNFEGDEVNISAFSLGGKSLYPNTDMPNMNYLSACINESGIGNFDATALDKMLDGKTVNIAPYITDETEGIKGSSNTKNMKELFELTYLYFTSPRKDVEAFKSLMNKQSAFLTNRDANPNVSYNDSIVSILYGNNPRMAPIKKETLSSVNYDRIMQIYRERFADASDFSVIMTGNIDMDKIRPLICRYLASLPHNNSNEQIKDNHVSIRDTNETHLFKKTQATPSSLTSIFLKAKMEYNAENDLNIDVLSQILRMMYTDKVREEKGGTYGVSVDGELERFPYAEALMKIKFRTDPEKYKMLIPIIYEQLSKVAKNGPSEEDLNKVKEYEYKTYGQVVNTNSYWYYVAYNELVNKVDFDADYLKRVNGLTTQKIRDFAQMILNQNNRIEITMMSE; encoded by the coding sequence ATGAAAAGAAAACTATTAACAGTATTACTGTTCGCTTTTGCCGTATTATCACGGGCTCAGGCATTATTGCCTTTTGATTCTAGTATAAGGCAAGGGAAACTGCCTAACGGACTTACATATTATATAAGGCATAATGCAAAAATGCCGCAGGTCGCGGATTTCTATATTGCCCAGCGTGTTGGGTCTATATTGGAGGAAAAGCAACAACGTGGGTTAGCTCATTTTCTGGAGCATATGGCATTTAACGGTACTATGAATTTTCCTGGTGACAGTATTCATCCTGGCATTGTAAAATGGTGTGAGAGTGTTGGCATTAAATTCGGACAGAACTTGAATGCATATACAAGTGTTGATGAAACGGTTTATAATATATCATCAGCACCTGTGAAAAGAGAAAATGTAGTAGATTCGTGTTTGCTTATACTTCATGACTGGAGTCATTTTCTGTTGCTTTCTGATAAGGAAATAGATAAGGAACGTGGAGTGATTCATGAGGAATGGAGAACACGTCGTGCAGGTATGGCTGTACAGCGCCTGATGGAAGATGCTATACCCGTAATCTATAAGGGATCAAAATATGAGGATTGCCTTCCGATAGGTAATATGGATATTGTAGACCATTTTCCATACAAGGACCTTCGTGACTATTATGCAAAATGGTATCGCTCTGATTTGCAGGCTATAATAATAGTAGGTGACATTGACGTGGATAAAATGGAACAGAAAGTAAAGGATGTGTTTGGTAATATACCAGCACCAATAAATCCTGCTGAACGTATATATTATCCTGTTGTGGACAACGATTCTATAGTGGTATTTACAGCAAAGGATAAAGAGCAGCCAACTGTGAATTTCAGTATGTATATGAAACGCGATGCTACGCCAAGAACAGAGCGCAATACAAAATCATATTATGCCGATGGATATAAGTCTCAAATTATCATAAAGATGCTTAATGACAGGCTAAAGGAAATCGTAAAACAAGCAAATCCTCCATTCCTTTCTGCATCTGTAAGGGATGGCGCTTTTTTCTTGTCGAATACAAAAGATGCTTTCTGCAGTTCTATGATGTGTAAACAAGATAGTGTACAAGATGGAATCTCTGCTCTTGTAGTTGAGATGCAACGGGCACGAAACAATGGATTTACACAGTCGGAGTTGGACAGGGCTAAGTCTGAACAACTAAGATGGGCTGAAAATTCATTCAATGATCGTGAGAAAGAGCGTAATTCGCATTATGTAAGGTTATGTCTCCGTAATTTTCTTGATGGAGAACCAATTATGTCTGCTGAAGAGGAATTGAATGAGGTAAAGAAACTAAATTTGCAAATAACTCTAAAGGATATAAATACAACAGTACGCGAAATTATTACAAATAAGAATGAGGTCGTTACTATTTACGGTCCTGATAAAGATGATTTTGTAATGCCTTCAAAAAATGAAATTATTTCATCTATATATAAGGCGAGAAACAAAAAATATGTCTCTTATACAGATAAAAAAATTCCGAATGATTTAATATCAAAAAAACCGAAAGCAGGAACTATCATATCAGAAAAAGAGTGGAAACATGGTTTCAGAATGCTTACGCTATCAAATGGTATGAAAGTATATATACGCCCAACAAATTTCGAAGGGGACGAAGTCAATATTTCGGCTTTTAGTCTTGGTGGAAAATCTTTATATCCTAATACTGATATGCCTAATATGAATTATCTGTCTGCATGTATAAATGAGAGTGGAATAGGGAACTTTGATGCAACTGCATTGGACAAGATGCTAGATGGAAAAACAGTTAATATTGCTCCCTATATTACTGATGAAACTGAAGGGATAAAAGGTTCTAGTAATACTAAAAATATGAAAGAACTCTTTGAACTTACTTATTTGTATTTTACATCACCGCGTAAAGATGTTGAGGCTTTCAAAAGTCTTATGAATAAACAGAGTGCTTTCCTTACAAATCGTGATGCAAACCCGAATGTATCATACAATGACTCTATTGTATCAATACTATATGGCAATAATCCAAGAATGGCGCCAATAAAAAAGGAGACTCTCTCGAGTGTTAACTATGATAGAATAATGCAGATATATAGGGAACGTTTTGCAGATGCTTCTGATTTCTCTGTAATAATGACAGGAAACATTGACATGGACAAAATACGTCCTTTAATATGCCGTTATCTGGCAAGCCTGCCACATAATAACAGCAATGAACAGATTAAAGACAACCATGTGTCTATTAGAGATACTAATGAAACTCATCTGTTCAAGAAAACTCAGGCAACTCCGTCGTCATTGACTAGTATATTCTTAAAAGCTAAAATGGAATACAATGCAGAAAATGATTTAAATATAGATGTGTTGAGCCAGATTCTACGAATGATGTATACTGATAAAGTTCGTGAAGAGAAAGGCGGGACATACGGAGTTAGTGTTGACGGTGAACTGGAAAGATTCCCTTACGCTGAGGCTTTGATGAAAATTAAATTCCGCACGGATCCTGAAAAATATAAGATGTTGATTCCTATTATATATGAGCAACTAAGCAAGGTTGCAAAGAACGGACCTAGTGAAGAAGATCTTAATAAGGTAAAAGAGTATGAATACAAAACGTATGGACAAGTTGTGAATACCAACAGTTACTGGTATTATGTGGCTTATAATGAACTAGTAAATAAGGTTGACTTTGATGCAGACTACCTAAAGAGAGTGAATGGATTAACAACTCAAAAGATAAGAGATTTTGCACAAATGATTCTTAATCAAAATAATCGCATTGAGATAACAATGATGTCTGAATAA